A window of the Physeter macrocephalus isolate SW-GA chromosome 7, ASM283717v5, whole genome shotgun sequence genome harbors these coding sequences:
- the IL3RA gene encoding interleukin-3 receptor subunit alpha yields MAFVWLAVFLVPVSGLLPPDHDSYPIDISDPDPPIKNLRMEPERKRLTWDLHGNVSEIMCFINSKAFTKARKRTYCSIPDLSCQVTNYSIKVTKGQPFSTWIQYPRQEGNPRAAAENLTCWVHDVDFLTCSWAVGRQAPRDVQYNLYLENLDSYEKWPCSQYRADEQGTNVQCRFHNISVLSKDQTRFLVNGTSSGSKIPCSETSDKLAKIEVLAAPNITSRWCNQSYLFMRWQMSSHFNDDFKYELQIQKGMELAYKQEIYKAFLELNNPGTYTVQVRARDATFSHYKPWGPWSVPQHFVCEEGARLPAWLTCLLIALGTLLPTGLVLLFCRFSVMQKLFPPIPHMKDHINGKLQNGRTMTWDPDQDSQEECPVVEVQVLGET; encoded by the exons ACTCTTACCCTATAGACATTTCCGATCCAGACCCACCGATTAAGAACCTAAGGATggagccagaaagaaaaagattgaccTGGGACCTCCATGGAAACGTTTCCGAAATTATGTGTTTCATCAATTCAAAAGCTTTCACTAAG GCACGGAAAAGAACGTATTGCAGTATTCCTGACTTGTCATGCCAAGTGACAAACTACAGCATCAAGGTGACCAAAGGTCAGCCATTCTCCACGTGGATTCAGTATCCTAGACAAG AAGGGAATCCCAGGGCGGCTGCAGAAAACCTGACCTGCTGGGTTCACGACGTGGATTTCCTGACGTGCAGCTGGGCGGTGGGCCGGCAGGCCCCGAGGGACGTGCAGTACAATCTCTACCTGGAGAACCTAGA CTCCTATGAGAAGTGGCCGTGCTCCCAGTACAGAGCAGATGAGCAAGGGACAAACGTCCAGTGCCGTTTTCACAACATCTCTGTGTTatccaaggatcaaacccgtttCCTGGTGAACGGCACCAGCAGTGGCTCCAAAATCCCCTGCTCTGAAACGAGCGATAAATTAGCCAAAATCG AGGTATTAGCAGCTCCCAACATCACTAGCAGGTGGTGCAACCAAAGCTACTTGTTCATGCGGTGGCAAATGAGCAGTCACTTTAACGATGACTTCAAGTATGAACTTCAGATACAGAAG GGTATGGAGCTCGCCTACAAACAGGAG ATCTACAAAGCCTTCTTGGAGCTGAACAATCCTGGGACCTACACGGTGCAAGTAAGGGCCAGGGATGCCACCTTCTCCCATTACAAACCTTGGGGCCCGTGGAGTGTCCCCCAACACTTCG TGTGTGAGGAGGGCGCGCGCCTCCCCGCCTGGCTGACGTGTTTGCTGATCGCGCTGGGGACGCTGCTGCCTACGGGGCTCGTGCTCCTGTTCTGCAG GTTCTCGGTGATGCAGAAGCTGTTCCCTCCCATCCCTCACATGAAAGACCATATCAATGGCAAACTTCAGAACGGAAGGACG ATGACCTGGGACCCCGACCAAGACAGCCAGGAGGAGTGTCCAGTGGTCGAGGTGCAGGTTCTGGGGGAAACATGA
- the SLC25A6 gene encoding ADP/ATP translocase 3: protein MTEQAISFAKDFLAGGIAAAISKTAVAPIERVKLLLQVQHASKQIAADKQYKGIVDCIVRIPKEQGVLSFWRGNLANVIRYFPTQALNFAFKDKYKQIFLGGVDKHTQFWKYFAGNLASGGAAGATSLCFVYPLDFARTRLAADVGKSGTEREFKGLGDCLVKITKSDGIRGLYQGFNVSVQGIIIYRAAYFGVYDTAKGMLPDPKNTHIVVSWMIAQTVTAVAGVVSYPFDTVRRRMMMQSGRKGADIMYRGTLDCWRKIFKDEGGRAFFKGAWSNVLRGMGGAFVLVLYDELKKVI, encoded by the exons ATGACGGAACAGGCCATCTCATTTGCCAAGGACTTCCTGGCCGGAGGCATTGCCGCCGCCATCTCCAAGACTGCCGTGGCCCCGATCGAGCGGGTCAAGCTGCTGCTACAG GTACAGCACGCCAGCAAGCAGATCGCGGCCGACAAACAGTACAAGGGCATCGTGGACTGCATCGTGCGCATCCCCAAGGAGCAGGGTGTGCTGTCTTTCTGGAGGGGCAACCTGGCCAATGTCATCCGCTACTTCCCCACGCAAGCCCTCAACTTCGCCTTTAAGGATAAGTATAAGCAGATCTTCCTGGGGGGCGTGGACAAGCACACGCAGTTCTGGAAGTACTTCGCTGGCAACTTGGCCTCCGGCGGGGCGGCCGGAGCCACCTCCCTCTGCTTCGTCTACCCCCTGGATTTCGCCAGAACCCGGCTGGCGGCTGACGTCGGCAAATCCGGCACGGAGCGGGAGTTCAAAGGCCTGGGAGACTGTCTGGTGAAGATCACCAAGTCTGACGGCATCCGGGGGCTGTACCAGGGCTTCAACGTGTCTGTGCAGGGCATCATCATCTACCGGGCCGCGTACTTCGGTGTGTATGACACCGCCAAAG GCATGCTCCCCGACCCTAAGAACACACACATCGTGGTGAGCTGGATGATCGCGCAGACGGTGACGGCCGTGGCAGGCGTGGTCTCCTACCCCTTCGACACCGTACGGCGGAGGATGATGATGCAGTCGGGGCGCAAAGGAG CCGATATCATGTACAGGGGCACCTTGGACTGCTGGCGAAAGATCTTCAAGGACGAGGGCGGCAGAGCCTTTTTTAAGGGCGCCTGGTCCAacgtgctccgcggcatgggcgGCGCCTTCGTGCTGGTCCTGTATGATGAGCTGAAGAAGGTCATCTAG